One segment of Scomber scombrus chromosome 3, fScoSco1.1, whole genome shotgun sequence DNA contains the following:
- the LOC134006633 gene encoding kelch-like protein 10 — MERAIRQMASAALSELRREERLCDVVIKVGDVEFKAHKVILCGCSAYFRALFTGAWATSEKQVYSIPGVLPEIMNLIICYAYTNFVPVTEDNVVEILAAADQFLVPGMVQACSFFLEDQLCLKNCIGIWKLVDFYHCPDLKYKVFLYILYHFLEVVNASKEFLDLSVQEVAAIIENDHLNVRREDKVFETILYWINHLPAQRRGYISELLPKVRLGFMTADYLQHNVIDNDLVKDSLECIPTINDAVNAFLDIRACGLSNLDYSSPLSRPRLPPAILLATGGKDGSTPVTTVQAYDLRADRWWTLSTEEICRAHHGTAVLNGSMYLIGGCSREAHLNTVLKFDLVTRTWYEVGSMEFSRCYVSVVVLDGYIYAMGGYNGHSYYNTVECYRQDTNQWTTAPPMRTKRCGASSATLNGKIYTCGGFNGRRSLSSAECYDPETRQWTLIAHMRNSRSGLGVVAYKDCIYAVGGTFTGTSHLCSAEAYNPQTNRWLAVPSMSAPRSYFGIEVVDEQLFVVGGFNGTTTMMSVERYDEEAGMWYDASNTRLPCSGLSCSVLHGNHTVVEKLFPRDATTLANVQGAAGGSI; from the exons ATGGAAAGAGCGATAAGGCAGATGGCATCTGCAGCCTTAAGTGAACTGAGACGGGAGGAAAGACTGTGTGATGTGGTGATCAAAGTGGGTGATGTTGAATTCAAGGCCCACAAGGTCATTTTGTGTGGCTGCAGTGCGTACTTTCG TGCTCTCTTCACCGGTGCCTGGGCAACCTCAGAGAAGCAGGTCTACAGTATCCCTGGAGTGTTGCCAGAGATCATGAACCTCATCATCTGTTACGCATACACCAACTTTGTTCCTGTGACGGAGGACAATGTGGTGGAGATTCTGGCAGCTGCAGACCAGTTCTTGGTCCCGGGGATGGTTCAGGCCTGCTCCTTCTTCCTGGAGGACCAGCTGTGCCTGAAGAATTGCATTGGCATCTGGAAGCTGGTGGACTTCTACCATTGCCCTGACCTGAAGTATAAGGTCTTCCTCTACATCCTGTACCACTTTCTGGAGGTAGTTAATGCCTCAAAGGAGTTCCTGGATCTCTCTGTGCAAGAGGTGGCTGCTATCATTGAGAACGACCACCTCAACGTTAGACGGGAAGACAAGGTGTTTGAGACCATCCTCTACTGGATTAACCACCTGCCTGCCCAAAGACGAGGTTACATCTCTGAGCTGTTGCCCAAG GTGCGGCTAGGCTTTATGACCGCTGACTACCTCCAACATAATGTGATCGACAACGATCTGGTGAAGGATAGCTTAGAATGTATACCCACCATTAATGATGCGGTGAATGCATTTTTGGATATAAGGGCATGTGGACTGTCAAACCTGGACTACAGTAGCCCACTGAGCCGCCCACGCCTGCCTCCTGCTATTTTATTAGCCACTGGAGGTAAAGATGGCAGCACTCCAGTGACCACCGTCCAGGCCTACGATCTCCGGGCTGACCGCTGGTGGACGTTGAGCACTGAGGAGATCTGTCGCGCTCACCACGGCACTGCTGTCCTCAACGGCTCTATGTACCTGATTGGTGGCTGCAGCCGTGAAGCCCACTTGAATACCGTACTAAAGTTTGACCTGGTGACCCGCACGTGGTACGAGGTGGGATCCATGGAGTTCTCCCGCTGCTATGTCAGTGTCGTTGTGCTGGATGGCTACATCTATGCCATGGGAGGGTACAATGGACATTCTTACTATAACACCGTGGAATGCTACAGGCAAGACACCAACCAGTGGACCACGGCGCCACCCATGCGTACAAAGAGGTGTGGGGCAAGTTCTGCAACTCTAAATGGGAAG ATCTACACGTGCGGGGGTTTCAATGGGCGTCGCAGCCTGTCTTCGGCTGAATGCTACGACCCTGAAACCAGACAATGGACCCTCATTGCCCACATGAGAAACTCTCGCAGTGGCTTGGGGGTGGTGGCCTACAAAGATTGTATCTATGCA GTTGGTGGCACCTTCACTGGGACTTCCCATCTGTGCAGTGCAGAGGCCTACAATCCCCAAACCAACAGGTGGCTCGCCGTGCCGTCAATGTCTGCCCCCCGCAGCTACTTTGGCATTGAGGTTGTGGATGAGCAGCTCTTTGTGGTTGGAGGATTCAACGGCACCACCACCATGATGTCTGTAGAACGCTATGATGAGGAGGCCGGCATGTGGTACGATGCCTCCAACACCAGGTTGCCCTGCAGCGGCCTGAGCTGCTCTGTGCTGCACGGAAACCACACAGTGGTGGAGAAACTGTTCCCTCGTGATGCTACGACGCTCGCCAATGTACAGGGAGCTGCAGGAGGATCCATCTGA